The DNA window TACGTCGAAGACCTCTGGCGAACAAAGCGCGAAATCTGCCGATACGCTTGCGACCAATTACGCGACCAATATTGCCCCCGCTGCCGTTTCCACAAGCAATCAGAATTTGTCTTCCCAAAGCTTTGAAACCAACATCGGGCCGGTTGCAACCGTCGCTCAGCAACCGGCGACACAAACCACTTCGCAACCTTTTGCAAATGCCGCAGTCGGAGCGGCCGCGATGGCTGAACAACCGAACCGCAGCCGTAAATTGATCTATGCGTTATTGGTTGTGCTGTTGCTTGCTGCGGTTGCTACGGCTTTGACGTTGCAGGCGATGAGAAGCAGCGATAACGGCGCGATTGATTCAGTTGCTGTGCTGCCTTTCATCAACGTCACGCAAGACCCTGAAGCCGAATACCTGACCGAAGGCATCACTGAAAGTTTGATCAACACGCTGTCTCAGTTGCCGGACCTGAGCATCAGTTCGCGCAACGCCGTCATTCAGTACAAAGGCAAGGAACAAGACGCGCGAAAAGTCGGGCAGGAGTTGGAAGTCAAAGCGGTACTGGTCGGGCGGTTGACGCGGCGCGGTAACGAAGTTCGCGTGAATGCCGAACTGGTAGACACGCGCAACGGTCGTCAAATCTGGGGTGACAGTTTCACGCGACGAACATCCGATTTGCTGGCGTTGCAGGAAGAAATCACCCAAAAGCTGGCGGGAAAGCTCAGTCCGCGCTTTGCGCAATCCAATCAGGACTCGCTGGCCAGAGTTGGCACCGAAAACGCCGAAGCGTACGAACTGTATCTGAAAGGCCGGTATTACTGGAATCAGGGCACGCTGGACGCGATGAAAAAAGCCGACGAATTTTTTGAAGCGGCTGCGGGCAAGGATTCCAGATACGCCGAAGCGGTTGCGGGGTGCGCCGCGTGCCACGCTGCGGGAACCGACAGGGTGACGCCGCAGGAAAGCATGACGAAAGCCAAACAGGTTGCATTGGCTGCGCTGAAAGCCGACGGCAACCTGGTGGATGCTCATTTGACGCTGGCAACGGTCAATTTTCGTTACGATTGGGATTTTGCGACGGCCGAGCGTGAATTCAAACGCGCTATCGAACTTGATCCGAAAAGCGCCGTGGCGCATCAACGGTACGCAGAGTTTCTTGCCTTGCTCGGGCGCCACAAAGAAGCCAACACGGAAGTCTGGCTGGCGCGTTCGCTTGACCCGCGATCCTTAGCGGTCAATCAAGCCATTGGGGCGATTCAGTATTACGCCAAGGAGTACGACCACGCGGCTGACCATCTGAAGAAAACCTTGGCGATAGATGACAAATATGCTCCGGCACACACCAGCCTGGGCCTTGTGTTTGAACAAACTGGCAAACAACAGGAAGCCGTGATGGAATTGCTTCGCGCCAAATTGTTGATGGGCGAAAGCGGCGAGTACCTGACTTCGCTGAAAAAGGCCTTTGCCGAATCGAAAGAAGCAGGATTTTGGCGGCGTGAGCTTGAGCATCTGTCGGAAGAATCGAAAATGCACTACGTGGCTTCTTCATCGCTTGCAGCATTGCACACGCGGTTGGGAGAAACCGACTTGGCGCTGGCGGCTTTGGAAAAGGGGTTAGCCGAAAAGGATGGCGGAATGGTCGAATTGAAAGTCGAACCGCTGTTTGAACCGCTTCACAAACTCCCTAAGTTTGACGACTTGCTCAAACGCATTGGACTGAACCAGTAAAAAAGTGGGCAGCCCTTTAACGGGGCTGCCCCAAAGTTGTTGAGCAGAGCAGAATTCCGCTCAATCAACGGAAGTAAATTCAGATTCGGATCGCGTCTTTCCCGCCGCAGCATTCAGACATTGAATCAGGTTCGTGACGTTGGGTACGCCCAATCCAGTCACGGGATTCCAGCCCGCGCGGCATTCATAGCCGGGTAAATCGTAACTGACAGCATGTCCATGACGATTGACCACGGTCATCGAAACATCCGCGGAGCCAACCGTAATTTGCCGAAACAAAGGTGTAATGGCATTGCTGAATTGGTACAGCAGCGGATTGATGAAACCGACGCGGCCAAGTCCCGCTTCTCGCCGCGCTTGATTGGCGCGCGCGATGATTGCAGCCCAAACGGGTGCTCCTACACTTGTTCCTCCCGCATAATCAATCCATCTGCCGCCGACGAATGCCTGATAGCCTTGCGAAGTGAGCGCGTCACCGGGTTGCCGCTGCACCGAAGGCCCGGCGGCCATTATTGCTACGTCTGGAAACCCTCGCCCGTAAGGCACAACTGCCGGTCGTCCAGCTCCGCGCGGATAATGACCGCGCAATACTGGTTCCTGCCATGCGGGAATGGGAACGTCCTGACTGAATCCGCCGGAACCTGCCAACCGGTCGAAGTGTATCGTCTTTTGAATTCCCGGCGGAGGCGGGCCGCTCCACGCCATTTCAGTTAACGGAGTTTGATTGGTAATCATTGTTCCGCCGACGGCCAGCACGCGCTCTTCGACGGCAGGAAACACGCCATGCGGCCAAGGGGCGTCACTGACGTAACGGCCATCTTTGACGTGGCGCGGAATTCCGTCGAACGCTCCCCAATCCCCGGCGGCGGAAATTACCGTCACGCCCAGGGCCGCGCACTGATTCAGCAAGCCTGCAATTACGCTGTGACCGTGCATCGCGTAATACCGCCGTTCGGGCGTGATCCAACTGGTGCAGGCAATGGTTGGCGCATGGTCTTTATCGCCAATCACTGCCAGCAGAAAGGCCGACCACGGATCGCTCATCGCTGTTGGATCAATGTGGTAAACGACCAGCTTTGCGCTCGGAGCCATTGCGCCCGCCCACTCCACCGTCATCGTCGTTTCCAGTGATAACACCGGATCGGCTTTGCCGGATTTTGCCGCGCCGACTTGTTTAACGGCGATGCGCGCTGCATTCAAGCCGTGCGCGTTCCAGAATGTGAACAAATCACCGGTGTTGAGTTCGCCGCCGAGCGACATTAAGGCAATGGTTTCGCCGCTGCCATCCCAATCGTCGGGGAACTGATAAATCCGGCGAATGTCTGCGGGCGTGAAGCCAGCGGCATTCGCCGGAACTTCGCGCGGCAATTCGCGCGTGACTCTGGCCAATGGGTCAAGCGCGCCTGTAACGGGAAGCAATCGCCCTGTTGCCCGGCGCTCGTCAATCAAGCCGCTGACTTTTTGCACATACCCAGCCAGGCGGCGCGGCATTGCCAGGGGCATTCGTTCGGCGCGCGTGTCGCCGCTTTTTTTCAACCAGGCGATCAATTCACTACCGAAGCCTGCCTCAATTTGCTGTTGAGTGGCGCGAACGAACATTAACTGTTTGTTCGTTTCCGGCGAATCAATGATCGTCATTCCGTGACTGCGCAACCAGTCTGCGACTTCCTGCCGCTCAGCTTCGGGCAATGCCACCAGCGAAGCCAACTCATCGCGATCCAGATGCTGACCATAGTTCACGCTCCGCGGATCGGAAACCTGATCGGCCGACGATTGCAACCGCGCCGGTTCGTTTTCGTGAAAGATCAACGTCAGCGTGGCTGTTTCAAGCACGACCGGCCGCCTTTGCCAGCGATTTGGTTTCGGCATTGATTCGCACGAATCCTTTCATCGCGGCGATGCGCAGAATATCCAGAACAGAGCGGCGAATTTCCTCTTCCGAAACTTCGCACTGCGCGGCCAATTTCGACGCCGATACCAGCAAATCCGCTACGCTGTGGTGATGGCAAATGGCTTCAACCAGCGGTTTCAAACTCGGCGAGATACGACAGGGAACCGCCGCCAACCGGTGCGCCATCACGAATTCGTCCGTCACCAAATCGTGATAAACGTCCAGTACGCCTTGTGCGACGCCGGTCATCACAGGCTCAGTGCGCAGATCCAGGCGGAACTGAACAAGCAAGTCGTACGTGCAGTTCGACAATTCATCCAGGTCAGGTACGCCAGATTCGCGGTTGACGTTGAGCACATCAGCCTTTGTGCCAGACAGGTGTTTGATCAGCGAACCGACCACATCCGAAGTGTTCGTGCGTGGCACAGGGAAGAATCCAGCCGTCGCCATCGTGAAGGATTGATGATCGTCCAGTTCCAGCCGTCCACCGCGGTTGACGACTTTCTGTGATTCCCACCACCATGATTTGGCGGCTTTGTTGTTGCCGTAAAAATATCGAGCCATTGTCAGAAAGGCCCCGTATTCGCCGCGAATGTAATCGGCGTAGGCTTTCCACAAAGCTTCGGAATTCAGTTGCGGCTGCGACCGCATGGTATTGAAGGTGTAGGCCGCGCGATGGCCGCTTTGCATCGCCAGTGTCACACCGGAAGAAAGAATCGGGTCAACGAAAATGGCTGCGTCGCCCGCCGCAGCCCAACCGTTGCCAATCGGCGAACGCGCCCACGAAGACCAATCCTGGCTGGCGGCGACTCGTTTGCCGTCGGGCAAAATGTCCGTTCGGATTTTGGCGTTTTTGACCAGGCCGGAAACTTCCGGGCAGGAATTCAGCATTCGCCACCAGAATGTTTCCAGGTCATCATCGCCCAGTTTGCGTTTGAACTTATCGGTACGGGTGACGGCCCCGACAGACATAATGTCCGGGCCGATGGGGAAATACCAAATCCAGCCCTCGTCTACCGCCGCAATAAACACC is part of the Acidobacteriota bacterium genome and encodes:
- a CDS encoding tryptophan 7-halogenase; amino-acid sequence: MHTEQRDCVVIGGGPAGSTFAAIAKKYDPTLNITVLERARFPRYHIGESTIPAANGVLRDLGIYEDLEQTDFVKKMGIVFVWGENRQPWSADYLRLRDVKSPDIGTDVIDVTGQDFRGVVDRLGYLETPVTAFNVRRAEFDKMLLDKARAFGCDVREGTKAIAVHRDADGAVEAIDWENDEGQTGRIQTPFILDASGLMSFLTKTDREYDPAMNNFAVYGYLSGAEWKVTFNGKRDRSTVFIAAVDEGWIWYFPIGPDIMSVGAVTRTDKFKRKLGDDDLETFWWRMLNSCPEVSGLVKNAKIRTDILPDGKRVAASQDWSSWARSPIGNGWAAAGDAAIFVDPILSSGVTLAMQSGHRAAYTFNTMRSQPQLNSEALWKAYADYIRGEYGAFLTMARYFYGNNKAAKSWWWESQKVVNRGGRLELDDHQSFTMATAGFFPVPRTNTSDVVGSLIKHLSGTKADVLNVNRESGVPDLDELSNCTYDLLVQFRLDLRTEPVMTGVAQGVLDVYHDLVTDEFVMAHRLAAVPCRISPSLKPLVEAICHHHSVADLLVSASKLAAQCEVSEEEIRRSVLDILRIAAMKGFVRINAETKSLAKAAGRA
- a CDS encoding protein kinase — protein: MMITTGSLITRYRVLNKIGVGGMGEVYLAEDTTLGRKVAIKILPERFTQDSDRVKRFEHEAKSASGLNHPNIITIYEFGKLEGLHFIATEFIEGDTLRQLVNDDRLSLVDALDVVIQAAGALQAAHSVGIAHRDIKPENIMVRPDGYVKILDFGLAKLTEQTSTGDLAVDEDAVTKSLLETQPGLVIGTVAYMSPEQARGQRVDGRTDIFSLGIVLYELICKRRPFTGATTSDMIASLLVAEPPKLSAHLPNVPHELERIVSRMLVKDREQRYQTAQEVVADLKRVKARLDLLGLNYDESDETGETLPLELPTSKTSGEQSAKSADTLATNYATNIAPAAVSTSNQNLSSQSFETNIGPVATVAQQPATQTTSQPFANAAVGAAAMAEQPNRSRKLIYALLVVLLLAAVATALTLQAMRSSDNGAIDSVAVLPFINVTQDPEAEYLTEGITESLINTLSQLPDLSISSRNAVIQYKGKEQDARKVGQELEVKAVLVGRLTRRGNEVRVNAELVDTRNGRQIWGDSFTRRTSDLLALQEEITQKLAGKLSPRFAQSNQDSLARVGTENAEAYELYLKGRYYWNQGTLDAMKKADEFFEAAAGKDSRYAEAVAGCAACHAAGTDRVTPQESMTKAKQVALAALKADGNLVDAHLTLATVNFRYDWDFATAEREFKRAIELDPKSAVAHQRYAEFLALLGRHKEANTEVWLARSLDPRSLAVNQAIGAIQYYAKEYDHAADHLKKTLAIDDKYAPAHTSLGLVFEQTGKQQEAVMELLRAKLLMGESGEYLTSLKKAFAESKEAGFWRRELEHLSEESKMHYVASSSLAALHTRLGETDLALAALEKGLAEKDGGMVELKVEPLFEPLHKLPKFDDLLKRIGLNQ
- a CDS encoding S8/S53 family peptidase, whose amino-acid sequence is MPKPNRWQRRPVVLETATLTLIFHENEPARLQSSADQVSDPRSVNYGQHLDRDELASLVALPEAERQEVADWLRSHGMTIIDSPETNKQLMFVRATQQQIEAGFGSELIAWLKKSGDTRAERMPLAMPRRLAGYVQKVSGLIDERRATGRLLPVTGALDPLARVTRELPREVPANAAGFTPADIRRIYQFPDDWDGSGETIALMSLGGELNTGDLFTFWNAHGLNAARIAVKQVGAAKSGKADPVLSLETTMTVEWAGAMAPSAKLVVYHIDPTAMSDPWSAFLLAVIGDKDHAPTIACTSWITPERRYYAMHGHSVIAGLLNQCAALGVTVISAAGDWGAFDGIPRHVKDGRYVSDAPWPHGVFPAVEERVLAVGGTMITNQTPLTEMAWSGPPPPGIQKTIHFDRLAGSGGFSQDVPIPAWQEPVLRGHYPRGAGRPAVVPYGRGFPDVAIMAAGPSVQRQPGDALTSQGYQAFVGGRWIDYAGGTSVGAPVWAAIIARANQARREAGLGRVGFINPLLYQFSNAITPLFRQITVGSADVSMTVVNRHGHAVSYDLPGYECRAGWNPVTGLGVPNVTNLIQCLNAAAGKTRSESEFTSVD